From a single Anaerolineaceae bacterium oral taxon 439 genomic region:
- a CDS encoding ABC transporter ATP-binding protein, with protein sequence MITLEHIYKRFNPRSVNETVLFEDFNFRIFPGQFVSVVGSNGSGKTTLLNLICGSIPEDSGNILIEGRNINGQAEYRRAARIGRVFQDPAKGTCAALSILENLSLADRKGSAFNLMPGVNRRRIDDYRAMLERLGLGLEDKLEIPVGSLSGGQRQALAMLIATMTPIDLLVLDEHTAALDPKSSDTVMELTDQVVREKGLTAIMVTHNLRYAVDYGNRLVMMHEGKAIIDAADEEKAAYSIDDLLKVFTSISIECGN encoded by the coding sequence TTGATTACGCTGGAGCATATTTATAAGCGCTTCAACCCGCGTTCGGTTAACGAGACGGTTCTCTTCGAGGACTTTAATTTCAGGATTTTCCCGGGCCAGTTCGTTTCGGTCGTCGGGTCGAACGGAAGCGGGAAAACGACGCTGTTGAATCTGATCTGCGGATCGATTCCTGAGGACAGCGGGAATATCCTGATCGAGGGCCGGAATATCAACGGTCAGGCTGAATACAGGCGCGCGGCGCGGATCGGCCGCGTTTTTCAGGATCCGGCGAAGGGGACCTGCGCGGCGCTGAGTATTCTGGAGAACCTGTCGCTCGCCGATCGGAAGGGGAGCGCGTTTAACCTGATGCCTGGGGTGAACCGGCGACGGATCGACGATTATCGCGCGATGCTGGAGCGGCTGGGACTGGGGCTGGAGGATAAGCTGGAGATCCCGGTCGGGTCGTTATCCGGCGGCCAGCGGCAGGCGCTGGCGATGCTGATCGCGACGATGACGCCGATCGACCTGTTGGTTCTTGACGAGCATACGGCGGCGCTCGATCCGAAGTCGTCGGATACGGTCATGGAGCTGACGGATCAGGTTGTCCGCGAAAAAGGGCTGACCGCGATTATGGTGACGCATAACCTGCGTTACGCGGTCGATTACGGGAACCGGTTGGTGATGATGCACGAGGGAAAGGCGATTATCGACGCGGCGGACGAGGAAAAGGCGGCGTATTCGATCGACGACCTGCTGAAGGTTTTTACGTCGATTTCGATCGAATGCGGGAATTAG
- a CDS encoding ABC transporter ATP-binding protein encodes MNVIKRHFGQILTAVLLAMIGVGCGVLPYFAMARIVTHLAAADTALAAYRGPIVMVLLGLLGSVVFHEFSTITSHNLAFHVIEDMRKTLAAKLSRLSMGEIEKKSSGEWTQFMVETLDKLERPIAHVIPEVIANVLIPIVLVVVIFVQDWRIGLANLVTLPLGMLFSVLMMGGYEERSRNYQRAAKEMNTTVVEYIRGIQVIKAFNKSASSYGKFVAAVNKNRDSMLDWYLSVCFYMTAAMEVLPSTLLFVLPTSLFLYMKGSVDVGTLISCVLLAYASYKPLIKAMNHMDTMANIRVVLEEIRNVMRLPELERGEKAQDIGSTDVAFENVSFSYRRGEDAKNVLDNLSFRAKEGELTAIVGYSGGGKSTIAKLIAGYWNPTAGKIMIGNANILDIPLDQNMELVTYVSQENYLFRKSILENMRLAKTDATLEEIERACREASCHDFIMSLPQGYDTVVGESGSSLSGGERQRITIARALLKGSPIVLLDEATAYSDPDNEAEIQKSISALVRSRTVIMIAHRLSTIMHADKIIVLDRGKIEAEGTHQDLLQRSGTYTKLWKSHTGVYSAAEAK; translated from the coding sequence ATGAACGTAATAAAAAGACATTTTGGACAAATCCTGACGGCGGTACTGCTCGCCATGATCGGAGTCGGATGCGGCGTGCTCCCCTACTTCGCGATGGCGCGGATCGTGACCCACCTCGCGGCCGCCGATACGGCGCTGGCCGCCTATCGAGGCCCGATCGTAATGGTCCTGCTGGGGCTTCTGGGAAGCGTCGTATTTCATGAGTTCTCGACGATCACGTCGCATAACCTCGCTTTCCACGTGATCGAAGACATGCGGAAAACGCTGGCGGCGAAGCTGAGCCGGTTATCGATGGGCGAAATTGAGAAAAAGAGCAGCGGCGAATGGACGCAGTTCATGGTCGAAACGCTCGATAAGCTGGAACGGCCCATTGCGCACGTGATCCCGGAGGTCATCGCCAACGTCCTGATTCCGATTGTACTGGTCGTGGTCATCTTCGTTCAGGACTGGCGAATCGGGCTGGCGAACCTGGTAACGCTCCCGTTGGGAATGCTCTTCTCCGTTTTAATGATGGGTGGATACGAGGAACGTTCGCGAAACTATCAGCGCGCCGCGAAAGAAATGAATACGACCGTCGTCGAATATATCCGCGGAATCCAGGTCATCAAAGCGTTTAATAAATCCGCGTCATCCTACGGAAAATTCGTCGCGGCGGTTAATAAGAACCGCGACAGCATGTTGGACTGGTACCTGAGCGTCTGTTTCTATATGACGGCGGCGATGGAAGTCCTGCCGTCGACGCTGCTCTTCGTACTGCCGACGTCGTTATTCCTGTACATGAAGGGAAGCGTCGACGTCGGGACGCTGATCAGCTGCGTCCTTCTCGCCTACGCGTCGTATAAGCCGCTGATCAAGGCGATGAATCATATGGATACGATGGCGAATATCCGCGTCGTCCTCGAAGAGATCCGAAACGTCATGCGGCTTCCGGAGCTCGAACGCGGCGAAAAAGCTCAGGATATCGGCTCCACCGACGTCGCTTTCGAAAATGTCAGCTTCAGCTACCGCCGCGGCGAAGACGCAAAAAACGTTCTTGATAACCTTTCGTTCCGTGCGAAGGAAGGCGAGCTGACCGCGATCGTCGGCTACAGCGGCGGCGGGAAATCGACGATCGCGAAACTGATCGCCGGATATTGGAACCCGACCGCGGGGAAAATCATGATCGGGAACGCGAATATCCTGGATATCCCGCTGGATCAGAACATGGAGCTCGTTACCTACGTATCGCAGGAGAACTACCTCTTCCGGAAGAGCATCCTCGAGAACATGAGACTCGCCAAAACGGACGCGACCCTCGAAGAAATCGAACGCGCCTGCCGCGAGGCGAGCTGCCATGATTTTATTATGTCGCTCCCGCAGGGATACGACACGGTCGTCGGCGAATCGGGAAGCTCCCTCTCCGGCGGCGAAAGGCAGCGGATCACGATCGCACGCGCCCTGCTCAAGGGCAGCCCGATCGTCCTCCTCGACGAGGCGACCGCATATTCCGACCCGGACAACGAAGCCGAGATTCAAAAATCGATCAGCGCCCTGGTCCGTTCCAGGACAGTGATCATGATTGCGCACCGGCTTTCCACAATTATGCACGCGGATAAAATTATCGTTCTGGACCGCGGGAAAATCGAAGCCGAAGGGACGCATCAGGACCTTCTTCAGCGCAGCGGGACTTACACAAAGCTCTGGAAATCGCACACGGGCGTCTATAGCGCCGCGGAGGCAAAATAA
- a CDS encoding ABC transporter ATP-binding protein codes for MRELLKNLYRIAGKESSKITKMLLFEVLKSFFEGVALGATMLLLLKLFENLFERRPIGTGDVIEVFLAALLSVVGKIVCGYLADRNKYIASYTMGAENRLQIGDQLKQASMGFFNANRLGEISGGLTTIIGDLETVGVVIIELMFVGVIQTVMMALFMIPFDWITGGIILITLALALISNALFQNKADQSTKRLQSLKINLNADTLEYVKGIGVVKSFGKGKEMLSELNRSISESRKGFLDVEKTVLPAAFSQLTIFKLGSCAIILTTILRYCAGEMAPAKAVMLLVSSFIVFAGFEMAGSMQNMKGVAVQNLEAITRLRNLPVISEGAADVMRDAEIEIKDVDFSYEEKSLFRNMNLSIPANRTTAIVGSSGSGKTTLCSLIARFWDVDRGEIRIGGVDVRDYRYDELLSNFTFVFQDVYLFDDTVRNNIKFGKPDATDEEVVAVAKEARCHEFIMELPNGYDTVLQEGGSNLSGGERQRISIARAMLKPSQIVILDEATSSVDPENEEQLILALRKLLADKTVLIIAHKLETIRGADQILVMDNGNIESVGTHEELLEKSNVYRRFIMQREAAVRWKLGSAGTR; via the coding sequence ATGAGAGAGTTATTAAAAAATCTATACCGGATCGCCGGGAAAGAATCGTCAAAGATTACGAAGATGCTGCTTTTCGAGGTTTTGAAAAGCTTTTTCGAAGGCGTCGCGTTAGGCGCGACGATGCTCCTGCTGCTGAAACTGTTTGAAAATCTTTTCGAACGCCGCCCGATCGGAACAGGGGACGTCATCGAGGTTTTCCTCGCCGCGCTTCTCAGCGTCGTCGGGAAAATCGTTTGCGGGTACCTCGCGGACCGGAATAAATATATTGCGTCCTACACGATGGGCGCCGAGAACCGGCTCCAGATCGGCGACCAGCTGAAACAGGCCAGCATGGGCTTTTTCAACGCCAACCGGCTCGGAGAGATCTCCGGCGGACTGACGACGATTATCGGCGACCTCGAGACCGTCGGCGTGGTCATCATCGAGCTGATGTTCGTCGGCGTGATCCAGACGGTCATGATGGCGCTGTTCATGATCCCGTTCGATTGGATAACCGGCGGGATCATCCTGATCACGCTGGCGCTCGCCCTGATCAGCAACGCGCTTTTCCAGAATAAAGCGGACCAATCCACGAAGCGGCTTCAATCGCTCAAGATCAATCTAAACGCGGACACGCTCGAATACGTCAAAGGGATCGGCGTCGTCAAGTCCTTCGGCAAGGGGAAGGAAATGCTTTCGGAATTGAACCGGAGTATTTCCGAAAGCCGGAAGGGCTTCCTCGACGTAGAGAAAACCGTTCTGCCCGCCGCTTTCAGCCAGCTGACGATTTTCAAGCTGGGAAGCTGCGCGATAATTCTCACGACGATCCTGCGCTATTGCGCCGGAGAAATGGCCCCGGCGAAAGCGGTCATGCTTCTTGTTTCCAGCTTTATCGTCTTCGCCGGATTCGAAATGGCCGGGAGCATGCAGAACATGAAAGGCGTCGCCGTCCAGAACCTCGAAGCGATTACCCGGCTTCGGAACCTTCCCGTTATTTCCGAGGGCGCGGCGGACGTGATGCGCGACGCGGAAATCGAGATAAAAGACGTTGATTTTTCGTATGAAGAAAAATCGCTTTTCAGGAATATGAACCTGTCGATTCCGGCGAACCGGACGACGGCGATCGTCGGCAGCTCCGGAAGCGGAAAAACGACGCTTTGCAGCCTGATCGCGCGATTCTGGGACGTCGACCGCGGCGAAATCCGGATCGGCGGCGTCGACGTCAGGGATTATCGATATGACGAACTGCTTTCGAATTTCACCTTCGTCTTCCAGGACGTCTACCTTTTCGACGACACGGTCAGAAACAATATCAAGTTCGGGAAACCGGACGCGACCGATGAAGAAGTTGTCGCGGTCGCGAAGGAAGCGAGGTGCCACGAGTTCATCATGGAACTGCCGAACGGCTATGACACGGTCCTCCAGGAGGGAGGGTCCAATCTGTCCGGCGGCGAACGGCAGCGCATCTCCATCGCCCGCGCCATGCTGAAGCCGAGTCAGATCGTCATCCTCGACGAAGCAACGTCGAGCGTCGACCCTGAAAACGAGGAGCAGCTGATCCTGGCGCTGAGGAAGCTGCTGGCCGACAAAACCGTCCTGATCATCGCGCATAAGCTGGAAACGATCCGCGGCGCGGATCAGATTCTCGTCATGGATAACGGGAATATCGAGAGCGTCGGAACGCACGAGGAATTACTCGAAAAATCAAACGTTTACCGGAGATTCATCATGCAGCGGGAAGCCGCGGTCCGCTGGAAGCTCGGGAGTGCCGGGACGCGCTGA
- a CDS encoding pyruvate:ferredoxin (flavodoxin) oxidoreductase: MAGKKVTIDANEAVSYVAYRLNEVIAIYPITPSSPMGEHADEWAAKGIRNLWGTVPSIMEMQAEGGAAGAVHGALTTGALSTTFTASQGLLLMIPNMYKIAGELTAAVFHVSARALAPHALSIFGDHSDVMAARQTGFAMLASASVQEAQDMAMIATAASLKSRVPFLHFFDGFRTSHEVSKIEQLTEDDMRAMIDDQDVIAHRERGLNPEKPSIRGTAQNPDVFFQGREACNKYYDAVPEIVQTAMDHFAKLTGRVYHLFDYYGAKDAEEIIVIMCSGVETAEETAKYLVSQGKKVGVVAVRLYRPFSVRHFVSVLPATTKKISVMDRTKEPGSAGEPLYLDVVTAISEALADGTAPFTAMPKIVGGRYGMGSKDFTPAMVKGIFDNLEKPVPMNHFAVGIVDDVTGKSVDYDPHFLLPEARTVRCMFFGLGSDGTVGANKNSIKIIGEETDNFAQGYFEYDSKKSGSTTTSHLRFGPDPIRAPYLIVSNDANFVAVHNFTFLEKLDMTRFCMKDGVFLLNSVFGPDEVWDHLPIEVQKDIIEKNLRFYVIDATAVAQKTGMGGRINTIMQTCFFAISGVLPRDEAIAEIKKAIKKTYGKKGDAVVNQNFAAVDQSLEHLHQVDYPKEITSTFHRLPAVPAEAPEFVQKTLAPMIAAKGDSLPVSALPVDGTFPTATTQWEKRNIALEVPVWDPAVCIQCGKCSIVCPHAVIRQKVYDPKLLVGAPSTFKSVDAKAFKEFPGTKFTLQVAVEDCTGCGLCVQACPAKNKADPTKKAINMAPQMPLREPESENWKFFMTIPDPDRTKIDPKTVKLSQQLRPLFEFSGACAGCGETPYVKLLTQLFGDRMVVANATGCSSIYGGNLPTTPYAVNAGGQGPVWANSLFEDNAEFGLGMRLTIDKQNQMAKELLAVLRDSLGDELVDGLLNADQSTESGIHQQRARVAELKKKLANSSDMRAANLVSVADSLVRKSVWILGGDGWAYDIGYGGLDHVLASGKNVNVLVLDTEVYSNTGGQASKSTPTGAVAKFAAKGKDVPKKDLAYIAMTYGYIYVAKVAMGANDAQVVKAMLEAEAYDGPSLVIAYSHCINHGINMRNGLEQQKKAVESGHWPLFRYDPKKIEAGLNPLTMDSKKPTISIADYAYNENRYKMLLKADEERAERLMKAAETEAERRWLLYSQLAEINYKVGSKDLA, translated from the coding sequence ATGGCTGGAAAAAAAGTAACGATCGACGCCAACGAAGCCGTATCCTACGTTGCGTATCGGCTGAACGAGGTAATCGCGATCTATCCGATTACGCCGTCGTCGCCGATGGGGGAACATGCGGACGAATGGGCGGCAAAAGGGATTAGGAATCTTTGGGGAACGGTTCCAAGCATTATGGAGATGCAGGCTGAAGGCGGCGCGGCGGGCGCGGTTCATGGCGCGCTGACGACCGGCGCGTTATCGACGACCTTTACGGCGTCTCAGGGCTTGCTCCTGATGATCCCGAACATGTACAAAATCGCCGGCGAATTGACGGCCGCGGTCTTCCACGTTTCCGCGCGCGCCCTCGCGCCGCACGCGCTGTCGATTTTCGGCGATCATAGCGACGTGATGGCGGCCCGCCAGACCGGATTCGCCATGCTGGCTTCGGCCTCGGTTCAGGAAGCGCAGGATATGGCGATGATCGCGACGGCGGCGTCGCTGAAATCGCGCGTCCCTTTTTTGCATTTCTTCGACGGCTTCCGCACGTCGCATGAAGTCAGCAAGATCGAGCAGCTGACCGAAGACGACATGCGCGCCATGATCGATGATCAGGACGTCATCGCGCACCGCGAACGCGGACTGAACCCTGAAAAGCCGTCGATCCGCGGCACGGCGCAGAACCCGGACGTTTTCTTCCAGGGTCGCGAAGCCTGCAACAAGTATTACGACGCGGTTCCGGAAATCGTTCAGACCGCAATGGATCATTTCGCGAAGCTGACCGGGCGCGTATATCACCTGTTTGATTATTACGGCGCGAAAGACGCGGAAGAAATTATTGTGATTATGTGCTCCGGCGTTGAGACCGCCGAAGAGACCGCGAAATATCTCGTTTCGCAGGGTAAAAAGGTCGGCGTCGTCGCCGTCCGCCTCTACCGACCGTTCAGCGTCAGGCATTTCGTTTCCGTCCTTCCGGCGACGACGAAGAAAATTTCCGTCATGGACCGGACGAAGGAACCGGGCTCGGCCGGCGAACCGCTGTATCTCGACGTCGTGACCGCGATCAGCGAAGCGTTAGCCGATGGAACCGCGCCGTTTACGGCGATGCCGAAGATTGTCGGCGGCCGCTACGGGATGGGGTCGAAGGATTTCACGCCGGCGATGGTCAAGGGGATTTTTGATAACCTCGAAAAGCCGGTCCCGATGAATCATTTCGCCGTCGGGATTGTCGACGACGTGACCGGTAAGAGCGTCGACTATGATCCGCATTTCCTGCTTCCGGAAGCGCGAACGGTCCGCTGCATGTTCTTCGGACTGGGTTCGGACGGTACGGTCGGCGCGAACAAGAACTCAATTAAGATCATCGGTGAAGAGACCGATAACTTTGCGCAGGGTTATTTCGAATATGACTCGAAGAAATCCGGCTCGACGACGACGAGTCACCTCCGCTTCGGCCCCGATCCGATCCGGGCGCCGTACCTGATCGTTTCGAACGACGCGAATTTCGTCGCGGTCCATAACTTCACTTTCCTGGAGAAGCTGGATATGACCCGCTTCTGCATGAAGGACGGCGTTTTCCTGCTGAACTCGGTCTTCGGCCCGGACGAGGTCTGGGACCATCTTCCGATCGAGGTCCAGAAGGATATTATTGAAAAGAATTTGCGCTTCTACGTCATCGACGCGACCGCGGTCGCGCAGAAGACCGGCATGGGCGGGCGGATTAACACGATCATGCAGACCTGTTTCTTCGCGATCTCCGGCGTTCTTCCGCGCGACGAAGCGATCGCCGAAATTAAGAAGGCGATTAAGAAGACGTATGGGAAGAAGGGCGACGCGGTCGTCAACCAGAACTTCGCCGCCGTCGACCAATCGCTTGAGCATCTGCATCAGGTCGATTATCCGAAGGAAATCACTTCAACGTTCCATCGTCTCCCTGCGGTCCCGGCCGAAGCGCCCGAATTCGTCCAGAAGACGCTTGCCCCGATGATCGCCGCCAAGGGCGATTCGCTCCCGGTTTCGGCGCTCCCGGTCGACGGGACTTTCCCGACCGCGACGACGCAGTGGGAAAAACGCAATATTGCGCTGGAAGTCCCGGTCTGGGATCCGGCGGTTTGTATCCAGTGCGGCAAGTGTTCGATTGTCTGTCCGCATGCGGTCATTCGGCAGAAGGTTTACGATCCGAAGCTCCTCGTCGGCGCGCCGTCGACGTTCAAGTCGGTCGACGCCAAGGCGTTTAAGGAATTCCCGGGAACGAAATTTACCCTCCAGGTTGCGGTTGAAGACTGCACGGGCTGCGGCCTCTGCGTTCAGGCCTGTCCGGCGAAAAATAAGGCGGACCCGACGAAGAAGGCCATTAACATGGCTCCTCAGATGCCGCTGCGCGAACCTGAATCCGAAAACTGGAAATTCTTCATGACGATCCCGGATCCGGATCGAACGAAGATCGATCCGAAGACCGTCAAGCTTTCCCAGCAGCTCCGCCCGTTATTCGAATTCTCGGGCGCTTGCGCCGGCTGCGGCGAGACGCCGTACGTTAAACTCCTGACGCAGCTGTTCGGCGATCGCATGGTCGTAGCCAACGCGACCGGCTGTTCCTCGATTTACGGCGGCAATTTGCCGACGACGCCTTACGCAGTCAACGCCGGCGGACAGGGTCCGGTCTGGGCGAACTCGCTCTTCGAAGACAACGCTGAATTCGGATTGGGGATGCGGCTGACGATCGATAAGCAGAACCAGATGGCGAAGGAATTGCTGGCTGTTTTGAGGGATTCGCTTGGCGACGAGCTCGTCGACGGTCTCCTCAACGCCGATCAGTCGACCGAGAGCGGAATTCATCAGCAGCGCGCTCGCGTCGCCGAGCTGAAGAAGAAGCTCGCGAATTCGTCCGACATGAGGGCCGCGAACCTCGTTTCCGTAGCCGACTCGCTCGTCAGGAAGAGCGTCTGGATCCTCGGCGGCGACGGATGGGCGTACGATATCGGGTACGGCGGTCTGGATCACGTTCTGGCGTCCGGGAAAAACGTTAACGTCCTCGTCCTGGATACCGAAGTTTATTCGAATACCGGCGGTCAGGCGTCAAAATCGACCCCGACCGGGGCGGTCGCGAAATTCGCCGCCAAGGGGAAAGACGTCCCGAAGAAGGATCTCGCTTATATCGCGATGACCTACGGGTATATCTACGTCGCGAAGGTCGCGATGGGCGCGAACGATGCGCAGGTGGTTAAAGCGATGTTGGAAGCGGAGGCGTACGACGGCCCGTCGCTCGTTATCGCATATTCGCATTGTATCAATCATGGGATCAACATGCGCAACGGTCTCGAACAGCAGAAGAAAGCCGTCGAGTCGGGGCACTGGCCGCTTTTCCGCTACGACCCGAAGAAAATCGAAGCGGGCCTCAATCCACTGACGATGGATTCGAAGAAACCGACGATCTCGATCGCGGATTACGCTTATAACGAGAACAGGTATAAGATGCTGCTCAAGGCGGACGAAGAACGCGCCGAGCGCCTGATGAAGGCCGCCGAAACGGAAGCGGAACGTCGCTGGCTGCTGTATTCGCAGCTGGCGGAGATCAACTATAAAGTCGGATCGAAAGACCTGGCCTGA
- a CDS encoding ABC transporter yields MGIAFSLAENVLREGLVYALMAIGVYITYKILDFPDLSVDGTFPLGGCLAAVLINAGVDPWLTLLAAFAAGALAGSATGLLHVKLKITNLLSGILVMTALWSVNLILTGGKAVVQFFNRPTIFTTGLGALLTGPLYSRRKLIVALILAVALKLIIDRFLTTRMGLLLRACGNNPQFVVNLGKDPGTVKILGLMIGNGCAALAGCVLAQISENADINAGKGMVVMALAAVIIGTSLFERFGRFKGTTMAIFGAILYKAALQAALSLGLPPNYLKLLMAALLTLALISKEFGAKERYVTGKEVTNENAG; encoded by the coding sequence ATGGGGATAGCGTTCAGTTTGGCGGAAAATGTCCTGCGCGAGGGGCTGGTTTACGCGTTGATGGCGATTGGCGTTTATATCACGTATAAAATTCTCGATTTCCCGGATTTGTCGGTTGACGGGACGTTCCCGCTGGGGGGATGCCTTGCGGCGGTCCTGATCAACGCTGGGGTTGATCCCTGGCTGACGCTTCTGGCGGCGTTTGCGGCGGGCGCGCTCGCCGGATCGGCTACCGGGCTGCTGCATGTCAAGCTGAAAATTACCAACCTGTTGTCCGGAATTCTCGTCATGACGGCGCTTTGGTCAGTGAACCTGATCCTGACGGGCGGGAAGGCGGTCGTCCAGTTTTTCAACCGTCCGACGATTTTCACGACCGGGCTGGGCGCGCTGCTGACCGGGCCGCTCTATAGCCGGCGGAAGCTGATTGTCGCGCTGATTCTGGCGGTCGCGCTGAAACTGATTATCGACCGTTTTTTAACGACGCGGATGGGGCTGCTGCTGCGCGCCTGCGGAAATAATCCGCAATTCGTCGTGAATTTAGGGAAGGATCCGGGAACGGTCAAGATTCTGGGCTTGATGATTGGGAACGGCTGCGCCGCGCTGGCGGGCTGTGTCCTGGCTCAGATCAGCGAAAACGCGGATATTAACGCCGGTAAAGGGATGGTCGTCATGGCGCTGGCGGCGGTCATAATCGGGACGAGCCTTTTTGAGCGGTTCGGACGATTTAAGGGAACGACGATGGCGATTTTCGGCGCGATTCTGTATAAAGCCGCGCTTCAGGCGGCGCTGTCGCTGGGGCTGCCGCCGAATTATCTGAAGCTGCTGATGGCGGCGCTGCTGACGTTGGCGCTGATTTCGAAGGAGTTCGGCGCGAAGGAACGGTACGTGACCGGGAAAGAGGTGACGAATGAAAACGCTGGCTGA
- a CDS encoding conjugal transfer protein: MDKFKGVADTLYIPLTARIYVSERFPEYFYDEKAVSLKNEIPYEAIASKSSEYFQMASACRFYNTDRMIREFIGQHPTCNIVNIGCGLETSYFRLAPPEEVKFYEMDLPEVIAARRRVLGESKNEILIAGDMFDFAWAEKIDKTLPTMITAIGVFQYFDESSVIGFLRKAKEIFERTEVIFDAMTQRAIKYANDHIRKTGNKDAELKFSADSGESIAGKANMTLVEERPFFGDARSQLRKKLTLYTRIAMKVVDESGRRGFLAHLKA, encoded by the coding sequence GTGGATAAATTTAAAGGAGTTGCGGACACGTTGTACATTCCGCTGACCGCGAGGATCTATGTATCGGAGCGCTTTCCGGAGTATTTCTATGATGAAAAAGCCGTTTCGCTGAAAAATGAAATCCCGTATGAAGCGATCGCGTCGAAATCCAGCGAGTATTTCCAGATGGCCAGCGCATGCAGGTTCTACAATACAGATCGAATGATCAGGGAGTTTATCGGACAGCACCCGACATGCAATATCGTCAATATCGGCTGCGGTCTGGAAACGTCGTATTTCAGGCTCGCGCCTCCGGAGGAAGTCAAGTTTTATGAAATGGACCTGCCGGAAGTCATCGCAGCCAGAAGGCGCGTCCTCGGGGAAAGCAAAAATGAGATTCTGATCGCGGGCGATATGTTTGATTTTGCATGGGCGGAAAAAATCGACAAAACGCTGCCCACGATGATAACCGCCATCGGCGTGTTCCAGTACTTTGATGAATCAAGCGTGATCGGGTTCCTCAGGAAGGCGAAAGAAATCTTCGAACGCACAGAGGTTATCTTTGACGCCATGACACAGAGAGCGATCAAATACGCGAACGATCACATCCGAAAGACCGGGAACAAGGATGCCGAACTGAAATTCTCAGCCGACAGCGGAGAAAGTATCGCCGGGAAGGCCAATATGACGCTGGTTGAAGAACGGCCGTTTTTCGGAGACGCGCGCAGCCAGCTCAGGAAAAAGCTGACGTTATATACCCGTATTGCGATGAAGGTCGTTGACGAAAGCGGCAGGCGGGGATTCCTCGCGCATCTTAAAGCGTAG